The Listeria sp. PSOL-1 genome includes a region encoding these proteins:
- a CDS encoding phospho-sugar mutase: protein MNWQEEYEKWLQYHNLLPELKDQLKQLKDNSSALEDSFYRNMEFGTAGMRGVLGPGTNRMNIYTIRKASEGLARYIMENGTEAKARGVVIAYDPRHMSQEFAYESAAVLGVYGIKSYVFEALRPTPELSFAVRYLNCFSGIVITASHNPPEYNGYKVYGEDGGQMPPQGADRVTAYMDEIEDIFSVKTADIIELKESGILEVISEKVDTPYLKKLKEVTVNQQMTKEKGSELKIVFTPLHGTGGILGVPALQQAGFTNIIKVDEQFINDPNFSTVKSPNPENREAFDLAIRYGKNHHADILVGTDPDADRLGVAIRTNEGEYHVLSGNQIGVLILNYLLKQKKAQNELHENAAVLKSIVTSDLGSAIAEYYGVSMIEVLTGFKFIAEKIKTFEENNTHTFEFGYEESNGYMVKSFTRDKDAIQAVLAISEVALHAKLQGLSLDDELKQLFEQFGYYKEDLVSLTLSGKDGTERITEIMTTFRSEPITNIAGEKIERIEDYLRSEITYLKTNKTKKITLPRADVLKFYLEDGSWFCLRPSGTEPKIKFYFSVKDQNEAASVDKLTKIKIALMEYVEK from the coding sequence ATGAATTGGCAAGAAGAATATGAAAAGTGGCTTCAATATCACAATTTGTTACCAGAATTAAAAGATCAATTAAAGCAACTAAAAGATAATTCTAGCGCTTTAGAAGATAGCTTTTATCGAAATATGGAATTTGGTACTGCTGGCATGCGTGGTGTGCTCGGTCCAGGTACGAACCGAATGAATATCTATACGATCCGAAAAGCCTCTGAAGGTTTGGCACGTTATATTATGGAAAACGGCACAGAAGCAAAGGCACGTGGGGTTGTTATTGCTTATGATCCACGGCATATGTCGCAAGAATTTGCCTATGAGAGTGCTGCTGTGCTGGGAGTATATGGCATTAAAAGCTATGTTTTTGAAGCATTACGACCAACACCAGAGCTTTCATTTGCTGTACGATATCTGAATTGTTTTAGCGGTATCGTGATTACGGCAAGCCATAATCCACCAGAATATAATGGCTATAAAGTTTACGGGGAAGATGGGGGACAGATGCCTCCACAAGGTGCTGATAGAGTAACCGCTTATATGGATGAAATTGAAGACATCTTTTCGGTTAAAACAGCTGATATTATTGAATTAAAAGAAAGCGGTATTCTGGAAGTTATCAGCGAAAAAGTAGATACACCTTATCTTAAAAAGTTAAAAGAAGTTACTGTTAATCAGCAAATGACAAAAGAAAAAGGTTCTGAACTTAAAATCGTTTTTACACCGCTTCATGGAACAGGTGGTATCTTAGGCGTGCCAGCACTGCAACAAGCTGGATTTACGAATATTATCAAAGTAGATGAACAATTTATTAACGATCCTAATTTCAGCACAGTAAAGTCACCAAATCCAGAAAACCGAGAAGCTTTTGATCTAGCTATTCGTTATGGTAAGAATCACCATGCAGATATTTTGGTTGGGACAGACCCAGATGCGGATCGTCTTGGAGTAGCTATTCGTACAAATGAGGGAGAATATCATGTCCTTTCTGGGAATCAAATTGGTGTTTTAATTTTGAACTACCTTTTAAAACAAAAAAAAGCTCAAAATGAACTTCATGAAAATGCGGCTGTTTTGAAATCAATCGTAACAAGTGATCTAGGAAGTGCCATTGCTGAATATTATGGTGTAAGCATGATTGAAGTCTTAACCGGCTTTAAGTTTATTGCTGAAAAAATTAAAACCTTTGAAGAAAATAATACGCATACATTTGAATTTGGCTATGAAGAAAGTAATGGTTATATGGTCAAATCATTTACACGCGATAAAGACGCTATTCAAGCTGTCCTTGCTATTTCCGAAGTGGCTCTTCATGCTAAACTTCAAGGGCTAAGCTTGGATGATGAACTTAAACAGCTTTTTGAGCAGTTTGGTTATTACAAAGAAGATTTAGTGTCACTCACATTAAGCGGTAAAGATGGAACTGAACGGATTACTGAGATCATGACAACCTTCCGCTCAGAGCCGATAACAAACATTGCCGGTGAAAAAATTGAGCGCATAGAGGATTATTTACGTAGTGAAATCACTTACTTAAAAACAAATAAGACAAAGAAAATCACGTTGCCGCGCGCAGATGTTTTAAAATTTTATCTTGAAGATGGATCATGGTTTTGTTTGCGTCCATCGGGGACTGAACCAAAAATTAAATTTTATTTCAGTGTAAAAGATCAAAATGAAGCAGCAAGCGTTGATAAATTAACGAAAATAAAAATCGCACTAATGGAATACGTGGAAAAATAA
- the trxB gene encoding thioredoxin-disulfide reductase, producing the protein MASEERIYDVIIIGAGPAGMTAALYTSRADLDTLMIERGVPGGQMVNTADVENYPGYVNILGPDLSEKMFEGAKQFGAEYAYGDIKGIEDLKEYKLVTAGTKSFKARAVIIATGAEHRKLGATGEDELSGRGVSYCAVCDGAFFKNRELIVVGGGDSAVEEGDYLTRYASKVTIVHRRDKLRAQPILQDRAFRNEKVEFVWDSTVEEIFGDGNKVTGVKLISTKDGTTREVSTDGVFIYVGLVPLTSAFRDLGITDEEGYIITDDEMRTAVPGIFAAGDVRVKTLRQIVTATGDGGIAGQNAQKYVEELKEELASIDI; encoded by the coding sequence GCTGATTTAGACACATTAATGATTGAACGTGGGGTTCCCGGTGGACAAATGGTTAATACTGCAGATGTAGAAAATTACCCTGGTTATGTGAATATACTTGGCCCGGATTTATCAGAAAAAATGTTTGAAGGAGCCAAACAATTCGGAGCAGAATATGCTTATGGCGATATCAAAGGAATTGAAGATTTGAAAGAATATAAGCTGGTTACGGCAGGTACAAAAAGCTTTAAAGCACGTGCTGTGATCATTGCTACAGGTGCAGAACATCGCAAACTAGGAGCAACTGGTGAAGATGAATTAAGCGGTCGAGGTGTTTCTTATTGTGCTGTATGTGATGGTGCATTTTTCAAAAACCGTGAATTAATTGTGGTTGGTGGAGGCGATTCGGCTGTTGAAGAAGGGGACTATTTGACCCGCTATGCAAGCAAAGTGACAATCGTTCATCGGCGCGATAAATTACGAGCCCAACCGATTTTACAAGATCGAGCTTTTCGCAATGAGAAGGTAGAATTTGTTTGGGATTCGACAGTTGAAGAAATCTTTGGCGATGGAAATAAAGTCACTGGCGTTAAATTGATTTCGACTAAAGATGGAACGACGCGAGAAGTTAGCACTGATGGGGTCTTCATTTATGTTGGCCTTGTACCACTTACAAGTGCTTTTCGCGATTTGGGGATTACAGATGAAGAGGGCTATATCATAACAGATGACGAAATGCGCACGGCTGTCCCAGGTATTTTTGCTGCTGGGGACGTTCGTGTCAAAACATTGCGTCAAATTGTTACTGCAACAGGCGATGGCGGCATTGCAGGTCAAAATGCGCAGAAATATGTTGAAGAGCTAAAAGAAGAATTAGCCTCTATTGATATATAA
- the galE gene encoding UDP-glucose 4-epimerase GalE, with the protein MNVLVLGGAGYIGSHAVDQLVDRGYHVSVVDNLQTGHKQAVHEKAHFYQGDIRDKTFLRTVFEKEQVEGVIHFAANSLVGESMEKPLLYLNNNIYGTQIVLEVMEEFGVKHIVFSSSAATYGEPEVVPITEEMATNPESTYGDTKLIMEKMMKWCDIAHGIKYVSLRYFNVAGAKADGSIGEDHTPETHLVPIILQVAQGKRSELAIFGDDYPTPDGTCIRDYVHVVDLIEAHILALEYLKKGGPSNIFNLGSSAGFSVKEMLEAARAVTGKVIPAKVVARRQGDPSTLIAASEKVKLTLDWQPTYTDIKDIIASAWEWHAKHPNGYED; encoded by the coding sequence ATGAACGTACTTGTTCTTGGAGGAGCAGGTTATATTGGTTCGCATGCAGTAGATCAATTAGTAGATCGTGGATATCATGTGTCAGTTGTCGATAATTTACAAACAGGCCACAAGCAGGCGGTGCACGAAAAAGCACATTTTTATCAAGGTGATATTCGCGATAAAACCTTTTTACGTACTGTTTTTGAAAAAGAACAAGTAGAAGGTGTTATCCATTTTGCGGCGAACTCACTTGTTGGGGAATCCATGGAAAAGCCACTTCTTTATTTAAATAATAATATTTACGGCACGCAAATTGTACTTGAAGTGATGGAAGAATTTGGCGTTAAGCACATCGTTTTTTCGTCATCAGCTGCAACATATGGGGAACCAGAAGTTGTACCGATTACAGAAGAGATGGCAACCAATCCAGAAAGCACGTATGGCGATACAAAACTCATTATGGAAAAAATGATGAAATGGTGCGATATCGCGCATGGCATCAAGTACGTTTCATTGCGTTATTTTAATGTTGCTGGTGCAAAAGCAGACGGTTCAATTGGTGAAGATCATACTCCAGAAACACATCTTGTTCCAATTATCTTACAAGTTGCTCAAGGAAAGCGTTCTGAGCTAGCCATTTTTGGCGATGATTACCCTACGCCAGATGGGACGTGTATTCGTGATTATGTTCATGTCGTCGATTTAATTGAAGCGCATATTCTAGCATTAGAATATTTAAAAAAAGGGGGACCAAGCAATATCTTTAATTTAGGGAGTAGTGCGGGTTTTTCGGTAAAAGAAATGCTTGAAGCTGCTCGAGCGGTTACAGGAAAAGTAATTCCAGCTAAGGTAGTAGCCAGACGACAAGGTGATCCAAGTACTTTAATTGCTGCTAGTGAGAAAGTAAAATTAACGCTCGATTGGCAACCAACTTATACTGATATAAAAGATATTATCGCCTCAGCATGGGAATGGCATGCAAAACATCCAAACGGGTACGAAGACTAA